GGTTTCTCATTAGCTGTGCTAAGCTTAGGGCTGATGATGGTTTTAGCACCAGAGACAGTTAATGCACAAGTAGGGACGAGTGGGACGACTGCAAATACACAGATACTTAACATGGCAACTGCTACCTATGTAATAGGTGGTAACACCAGAACTACCACCACGAATATCTCTATCACAGTAGGACAGATATACGGTGGTAGCTGGACTGTCCCGGCAGATAAGGATGGTATACCCAATGGAACGGTAGAGTATATCTATATTCTAGATAACGAGGGGAATGCCGCAGATACCTTTAACTTAACCTTAGGTACTACCAGTTTGCCAAGCGGTTGGACTGCCGAAATTCGAGTAAATGGTGTTGCGACGACTACTCTTACCTTAGCTGAAGATGCTGTTGGCACATTTGCAGTCAGAGTATCAATATCAGCTACGGCACAAAATGGTGATAAAGGGACGGTAAGTATAACAACAACTACTACTGACGATGGTGGGACATATACGGTTGGTAATTGGATATACGGCGGGTTAGACTTGCTCAGCGACACAAGAACAACTACAGCACAGTCAGCAGTGATAACTCTGACCAAAACTATTTATTCATACGGAACACCAACAGGATATGAAGGTAGTAACTCATATATACCAGGTGGGACGATAACTTACATGATTACCTACCGCAATGAGGGTGCAGCCACAGCAACAGATGTGACAATTACTGATATAATCCCAGCTCATACAACTTATGCTCCGGAGACAATGAGAATAGGGACTTCAGGCGCTACCTATGAAAGTGCTAATGTCGAAGATGATGATGATGGAGAATCACCACCTTGTGCAAATTGGAACATTACCACTACTGGTGCAGTAACATTTAAACTGGGTGATGTTAGACCTAATGCAGAGGGAAGATTATTCTTTAGAGTATACATCAAGTAGTTAAAAGATGAGGGTTAAAAAAGTCATAGCTGGTGTATGCAGTATCAAAACTATAGTTGTGTCCAATTTGTAGAGAGATTAGTGTGCGTAAAATAGTATTGTAGGTCGAGATTTATATCTTGACAAAAAGAGAGATTGTCGATGTTAGAAAAATCGACTTAGAGTGGAGGACTGCGTGCAATGAAGGGACAAAGGTGTCTTTGTATCCAGAAGAGGCTTGGAGTGTCTTTGAGAAGCTACCATTGTGCTTGTAAGAGGATGTAATGAAGGAAAAAGGGAAGAAGATGAAAAAAATCCCCTTTCCCCTAATTTCCCCTTACACACAAAGAGTAGAATGTTTATCCATTTAACCCCTTATAAATAAAAGGGATAATATATATTTTGCCATTGTCAAGAAGAAAGGAGGTAGATAAAAAATGGCAATTTCAAAAAAACAAAATGTAGAAAATTTTAGAAAGAAAGGAGGTGATAAAGAAATGCAAAATGCAAAAAGCAAAATGCAAAAAGGTTTCTTATTAGCTGTGCTAAGCTTAGGGCTGATGATGGTTTTAGCACCAGAGACAGTTAATGCACAAGTAGGGACGAGTGGGACGACTGCAAATACACAGATACTTAACATGGCAACTGCTACCTATGTAATAGGTGGTAACACCAGAACTACCACCACGAATATCTCTATCACAGTAGGACAGATATACGGTGGTAGCTGGACTGTCCCGGCAGATAAGGATGGTATACCCAATGGAACGGTAGAGTATATCTATACTCTAGATAACAAGGGGAATGCCGCAGATACCTTTAACTTAACCTTAGGTACTACCAGTTTGCCAAGTGGTTGGACTGCCGAAATTCGAGTAAATGGTGTTGCGACGACTACTATTACCTTAGCTGAAGATGCTGTTGGCACATTTGCAGTCAGAGTATCAATATCAGCTACGGCACAAAATGGTGATAAAGGGACGGTAAGTATAACAACAACTACTACTGCCGATGGTGGGACATATACGGTTGGTAATTGGATATACGGTGGATTAGACTTGCTCAGCGACACAAGAACAACTACAGCACAGTCAGCAGTGATAACTCTGACCAAAACTATTTATTCATACGGAACACCAACAGGATATGGAGGTAGTAACTCATATGTACCAGGTGGGACGATAACTTACATGATTACCTACCGCAATGAGGGTGCAGCCACAGCAACAGATGTGACAATTACTGATATAATTCCAGCTCATACAACTTATGCTCCGGAGACAATGAGAATAGGGACTTCAGGCGCTACCTATGAAAGTGCTGAATATGATAAGGCTGATGATGATGATGATGGTTCAGAATCACCACCTTGTGCAAATTGGAACATTACCACTACTGGCGCAGTAACATTTAAACTGGGTGATGTTAGACCTAATGCAGAGGGAAGATTATTCTTTAGAGTATACATCAAGTAGTTAAAAGATGAGGGTTAAAAAAGTCATAACTGGTGTATGCAGTATCAAAACTATAGTTGTGTCCAATTTGTAGAGAGCTTAGTGTGCCTAAAATAGTATTGGAGGTCGAGATTTATATCTTGACAAAAAGAGAGATTGTCGATGTTAGAAAAATCGACTTAGAGTGGAGGACTGCGTGCAATGAAGGGACAAAGGTGTCTTTGTATCCAGAAGAGGCTTGGAGTGTCTTTTAGAAGCTACCATTGTGCTTGTAAGAGGATGTAATGAAGGAAAAAGGGAAAAAAGATTAACAAATATATAAACACAGATTATTTATAGATTTATCAGTGTTAATCTGGGTGAATCTGTGGTTAAATTTACCACGGTCATAAAAAAGGATAGGTTAAAGAAAATGAAAAAGACAAAATTCTATCAGGTAATGATAACTATTTGTACTATATTAGTATCTTTGCAAGCTCCTATTGTATCTGCTCAGCTTACTCCAGCAGGAACTATCGTTACCAATGGTGGAGATAATGTTATCTTAAGTTATAATAATAAAGAACATAATGTCTGCAATGTTGTAAGTTTTCCAGTAGGACAGGTGTATGAACTCTCACTTACTAATCTCACAGGTGTAGGGTTAAGTATTTCTCCTGGAGAGACAGTTTATTATAGCTATACCGTGAAGAATACAGGAAATGGAACTGATACTATACACTTATCTTGTGAGATAACCCAAGGCTCTGGAGGAACCTGGACTGCACGATTAGTTTCATCTAATCCAGGAACTGGTTCTATTCCTCCTTCTATAAATATTCCACCAGATACTACTTATTCTTATTATATCAAAGTTACCTCTCCTATAACTTCAACTCCAGAAGACTACTGTGTTATCAGAGCAATAGCAAAGAATTCTTATTATCATACCCATAACAGTAGCGATGGTTGGCCAATAGGAGCAAGTGCTGATATTCAAACTGATGCTATAACTACTACGATATTACCTATCGGAATTATAAGTAAAATAGTGTTAAGTAGTAATATTACAACAATACAAGTGGATGCACCATCAACCTTATTTACTATTCAGACTCAAGATAAGTATAATAATCCTGTTAATGTTGGTACTGATACTTTAATTTGTTTAAATTCTACCTCTCCAACGGGTAAATTTGCTACTTCAAATATAGGGCCATGGGATGATACACTATTAGTTATTATTCCTAATGGAAGTAATACTGTCAGTTTCTATTATAAAGATACCAATAATGGTATCTTCATCATTACTGCTACAGAATATCCAGATATGGGTTGGATTGAGGGCAAAAGACAGATAGTCATTGTTGTAGGAGACATTAGCAAAGTAACTAATTATCCCAATCCGTTTGATATGACGACAATCAACAGTATCTCTATTGGACCATTACCACTTAATACACAGGTTAAAATATATACCTTAGATTTGAGATTAGTTCGGACATTATACGAGCAAAATGGAGAGGTGATTTGGGATGGTAGAAATGAAGGAGGAGAGAAGGTAGCAAG
This window of the bacterium genome carries:
- a CDS encoding DUF11 domain-containing protein, giving the protein MAISKRQNGENLKKKGGDKGMQNAKCKMQKGFSLAVLSLGLMMVLAPETVNAQVGTSGTTANTQILNMATATYVIGGNTRTTTTNISITVGQIYGGSWTVPADKDGIPNGTVEYIYILDNEGNAADTFNLTLGTTSLPSGWTAEIRVNGVATTTLTLAEDAVGTFAVRVSISATAQNGDKGTVSITTTTTDDGGTYTVGNWIYGGLDLLSDTRTTTAQSAVITLTKTIYSYGTPTGYEGSNSYIPGGTITYMITYRNEGAATATDVTITDIIPAHTTYAPETMRIGTSGATYESANVEDDDDGESPPCANWNITTTGAVTFKLGDVRPNAEGRLFFRVYIK
- a CDS encoding DUF11 domain-containing protein — protein: MAISKKQNVENFRKKGGDKEMQNAKSKMQKGFLLAVLSLGLMMVLAPETVNAQVGTSGTTANTQILNMATATYVIGGNTRTTTTNISITVGQIYGGSWTVPADKDGIPNGTVEYIYTLDNKGNAADTFNLTLGTTSLPSGWTAEIRVNGVATTTITLAEDAVGTFAVRVSISATAQNGDKGTVSITTTTTADGGTYTVGNWIYGGLDLLSDTRTTTAQSAVITLTKTIYSYGTPTGYGGSNSYVPGGTITYMITYRNEGAATATDVTITDIIPAHTTYAPETMRIGTSGATYESAEYDKADDDDDGSESPPCANWNITTTGAVTFKLGDVRPNAEGRLFFRVYIK
- a CDS encoding T9SS type A sorting domain-containing protein, producing the protein MKKTKFYQVMITICTILVSLQAPIVSAQLTPAGTIVTNGGDNVILSYNNKEHNVCNVVSFPVGQVYELSLTNLTGVGLSISPGETVYYSYTVKNTGNGTDTIHLSCEITQGSGGTWTARLVSSNPGTGSIPPSINIPPDTTYSYYIKVTSPITSTPEDYCVIRAIAKNSYYHTHNSSDGWPIGASADIQTDAITTTILPIGIISKIVLSSNITTIQVDAPSTLFTIQTQDKYNNPVNVGTDTLICLNSTSPTGKFATSNIGPWDDTLLVIIPNGSNTVSFYYKDTNNGIFIITATEYPDMGWIEGKRQIVIVVGDISKVTNYPNPFDMTTINSISIGPLPLNTQVKIYTLDLRLVRTLYEQNGEVIWDGRNEGGEKVASGIYIYLVESDKGHKVGKITLIK